The window GCATCTAGAACTCTATCCACAAGTTGAAATTCACTTACTTAGTTCCAAGAAACTCTCCCTTCCAAAGCCGGTTTCAGAGCTGTCAGGATTTGGGTATTTTAAGCTCATGAGTCTTTCctgtgaatatgtatatattcaaaagatatatatatattctcagtTATATATAACTACAGCTCTAGAGatcttctttcccagttttctttCAAAGGTATTCCCCAAAGATTTTATTTCCTCAAGAGCAACCTTTCCTCCTTTCCATGAGGCAAATGAAAATACTTTCACCAGGCTCCtaacagggctttccaggtggcgctagtgctgGAGAACCtctctgccaacgcaggagacggtagagatgtgggtttgatccctgtgtttgatccctgtgtcaggggTGTGCCGTAGTCCACGGGCTCACAGAGTCGGGCGCGACTTACTGCCTTAATCACAGCAACAACAGCAGTAGTGAAGTAAGACCACCCAGAAGTGCTTACAGCAATAATTTTAAGTTTCCCTCAAACCTGCTCCAGCGTTAACAGTGGAGTTGCAGCAATGTTCAAACTTCTATGACTATGACCTTGTGAGTACATATATTCTGATATAAATCAGAATCTGATATAAATATCAGAAACAAACGTGCTAACAAATACCACATGCCTTCTCTTCAAGGGCACAGGcagcaatgttttcttttttttatttatttatttggctgtgccaggtcttggttgcagcacatgggatcttcaattTTTTgttgcagcatgaaggatctctgaccagggattaaacccgggtcccctgtattgggagcaaggagacttagccactggaccaccagggaaatcccagaaatgttttctgttttgttccttctatttaatttttgctCATGCTACCTGGTCGAGCTATATGAAACTGGTATCTGTGTGGTCCAAACAGTCAAATATGAGCAATTTCATATGGTCCAATTTATTTGTGACACTAAAGTAACTCTACAATCTACTTAATGGGCTACTTAGTATCCCATAGTTTAAATAACATTGTTTAGGGGTTATtgtcatttcaaaaattaaaatgggcctgaaattcatttttttcacttaatatggCCTGCACATCTTTCCATGcaggtattgggttggccaaaatggtCATTCGGGTTTTTGtaacatcttatgaaaaaacctgaataaacttGTTGCTCAGCCCAATACTACACCTTTTTCAAAGGCTTAATAGAAACCACCACACATGATTACCCCAACTTAGGTAACTGATGTCCACTGAAgactctttgatttttttccaatttcttgCTGTTCCAAACCATGCCAAAGTGAACGTCCTTGTCATAAACGTTCATGTGCTGGTGCTAGAATTTCTGTAGTGTAGACTCAGGGAGGCACGATGGAAACACACTGTGATCTTAGCTGTATTTCAAAGCCTTTGAAGAAAAATTACTGTCACTTTTTCCCCTTGGGGGCGCTTGTGGAGCGCAAGTGGTGCTGACCGAGGGGCCCCACCAGGCACCCCTTTCTGTCCAGCCCTCATCTCTCTACAACCTTCTTCTGCAAGATGGGAAGTTCCAGCTCACCCCAGACCTTTCCTCTGTAGACAAACACCATGGAGGAACCCAGAAAAACAATGCTCTGTACTGCCCACCAGACCCAGTTTAAATTGCTGCCCAAGTTCCTTAAACTCTGGGGACTCCACTATCACAtctacaaaaaggaaataaatctcttAGACTTGCAGAGAAGATAAAGCAGGAAACGTGGATGCTTTATAAAATGTCACAGAAATCATTCTTTTCAGCTAGCGCTGCACTGGTCTTTCCCAGTCATTAGACACAGCTGCTTCCACTGCCTACTCACGTTCACCCCATCGTTCTCCTGGGAAGGGCTCAAAACAAAGACACTAAGGCTCacccttcattttttattttaattgtttggCCTCCTGGCACAGCaggagggatcttagttccattagggactgaacccacacccccctgcaatggaagaaagaagtcttaaccactggatcgctaGGGAAGTGCAAGACTCATCTTTTTCTTGGAGTGGGGCACTGagtggcatgctggatcttagctgcccgaccaggaatagaacccctgcaccctgcagtggaagcaggagtcttaaccactgggctgccagtgAAATCCCAAGCTCATCCTTCTGAGTTTACAATCTGCAGAGTCCCTGGCCTCGGCTTCCTCACTTATTCTGGACTTGAGAACGTAAAGAACCAAACTCTTGGACAAAGTCACTCATTaaactacaaatatttattgagcacctacatgTCAGTTATGCTAAGCACATGTGAGCATCAATTTTCTTATTGGTAAAACGAAAAATGGTGCTTCTCAACAGAGAAACAATGGGCATCTTGGGCAGAACAATTCTTTGTGCAAGTCTGTCCAGTGACCTCTAGACGACAGGCGCTCTGCCTTGTAATTGGAACAACCACTGACAGCCCTACACATTTCCTCAGGGGCATTTCCACCCTGGATGAAGAATCCCCAGCCTACCCCCTACGATTGATTTCGGAAGCCAGGGAATGAGGGGAAACCCTAACACTGGCAGATTTAGGATGACGCCTTCCAAGGCCCAAGACAGCAGGATCTGGATCCTGTTTCCGCGGAACAAAGCCCTACGGTAGCCCCAGGGTGAGCCCCTTGGGGCTCTCGGTTCTGACTCCAGAACTACTCCCTCTGCAGCTAAGACACAGCACCGGAACTTCAGGTTTCCGTTCCAGTCGGGCCTGAGGTCCTAGAAGCGCTGTGCCCTGGTCACCCAGGAACTGGGGATGCGAAGAGTTAACGCGAGGGGCCGCGCTGAAGCGCCCCCCGCCCGGCAGGCTAGAAGGATTGTGCATCCCAGCACCTCCCGGCGCCTTCGCGGTCACGTGGGAACGAGGGCGGGCCCAATCGAGGAGCCAGCCAATAGGCTGTGCTGTCCGTGGGCGTGACAGCCAATAGGAGCAGGGAAAGGGGTCCCAGGATACGAAGAAACGGCGGCCGGGAGGGGGCTACCGGGACATGGGGCTTCTGACCATACTGAAGAAGATGAAGCAGAAAGAGCGGGAGCTGCGACTGCTCATGCTGTATCCTTCCTGACGCCGGAGCCGGAGCCGCGAGGGtagcggggggggggcggggggggcccGCCGGGCGGGCAGTGTCAGGCGCCCCCTACCGGGCGCTGCCTGTGCGGCCGGCCGGCCTATACCAACTGCCCATTGTGCGTCACGCTCGTGGGCCCTACCATCACTTTTGGCGGGGGGGAGCCGGGAGGAGGCCGTACCACCGGCTCGACGCGGTGGGGGGGGCTTCGTTTCCAAGGTGTGGGCGTCACGGCGCGGCGGCCGGACCAGGTGTCCCAATATAGGGGGAGGCGGGGCTGGAGACTGGAACACTACCACCCGTCGGCCCGAGCGTGGGGCCGCGGTCCTCCCCCGCCCTGGGCGCCTCCTCCCCTAGTTGGAGGGTGCCGGGCCTCGGCCCCGCCCTCAGGGTCGGCCTCTCGGGGGAGTGCGGGCCCCGCCCTACTCTCCCTGTAGAGGGCGGAGGAGGGGCGCCGTCTGCGGGTCGCTAGGTTCGTGTGGGTCCGACTGTccatctctttgctgtctcacggCCAGTCGGAGTCCCCGCGGTTGACGGCTTGTAGGCCCAAGGGCCTTGTCGATTGTCTGAGTCTCGCTCGCAGGCGTGCACATCCGTTCCCCCCTTCCGTGCCAGGctgtggcggggtggggggcaagcTGAGATCAAGAGCTGGGCTTGCCTCACCCCCAGCAGAGAGGAGACATTTATGTGCACAAATAACTTAGTAACATTTACatcatgtttgtttttaagaCAGGCACAGAGAATTCACTCatccaataaacatttattgagcgccTGTTACGTGCTAAGTTCTGTCCTGGGCGGCTAgggaaaacagcaaaacaaacaaaaatcctacCTTCGGACATTTTGTGTGATACTGAGGGAAGAAAATGTTAACAAagttaataagtaaaatatatagcaCTTACAGAGAATAATCCTGCATAAATACGGTGGTCAAAGAAGACCATCCTGAGAAAGTGACAGTTGAATCTAGACAGGTGAGGCATGAATTATGTAGAGATctggggaaaaaatgtttaagcaaaggaaacagcaagTGTCAAGGTCTCTGAGGAGGAAGCCGACTGGTGTGTTCAAAGGACTGTCAAGGAGGGAAGTGTGTGACCTGAGGGAGTGAGAACACCGAAGGCGAGGTCAGATGAAAGAGGTATTTCAGGTGGGGCCTTTAGTTCTGAaattttcctctgtttatttatttttgtggattttttttatgaggaccattttaaaagtctttattgaatgttacagtattgcttttgttttatgtcgTTTGTTTTTTGGCTCTGAGTCCTGTGGGATCATagctccatgaccagggattgaacccacagcccctgaataattggaaggtgaagtcttaaccactagaccaccagggaagtcccatattttttttttcaataaattttttttttgcattttaactttattttgcattaaatttaaaatttttaatttaatttttattttgcagttgattttggggcttcccaggtagtgcaagtggtaaagaatctgcctgccaatgcaggagacgaaagggacaggtgttcagtccctgggtgggaagatcccctggagtaggaagtggcaaccccttccagtatccttgcctgggaaatcctatggacagaggaacctggcgggctacagttcatagagttgcaaagaatcagacgtgattaagcacacacatgcacattgttaatttacaatattgtgttagtttcaggtatatagcagagtgtttggttatatatatatatatagacacacacattctttttccatccattttttaagatggttgggtggcatcactgactggatggacatgagtttgagtaagctccagaagttagtgatggacagggaagcctggtgtgctgcagtccatggagtcacaaagagtcggacacgactgagcaactgaactgattctttttcagattcttttcccatataggttattacagaatattgagtagagttccccatACTATACAGTAGGGGATGTTTCCTTTAATGAGAAGTGCAGAGAGGAAGTGAGAGCTGAGACAGGCTACCACAGTAACACAGGTAAGGTAGGATGGTAGCTTGGATCAGGATGGAAGCAGTGACGGACGTTGATTTAAATCTTGATAGACTAGCAACAGTTGCTGCTGGATTGGCCGTGAGCTTTAGAAGAATGGTGTCAAGCGTGGCTCCTAAGTGATAGGATGAATTGAGGAGCCACTTGCTGACAGGTATTATAGAAGGAGGTGGGGAACACATTCAGGGGGAAGATGAGAGCTCAGATTGGGCCTGTAAGATGCCGCTGAGACATCCTAGAAGTGTTACCCGGGCGGCTGGATCTAGAGACCAATATCCAGGGGAGCAGCCAGGTGGGACGTACGAATTTCAGAGTCATCAGCAGAAAGATGGTATTTGAAGCCATAATTCTGGGTGAGATCACTGAAGGAGTATGTATGGACAGGGAAGAGAATCTTGGGGCCGAGCTCAGATCAAAAGGTCAGCAGGGTGATGAGGAAGGGTGACCAGAAAAGTCAGGAGAGCCAGGCAAGGCCGTGTCCCGGAGTGGAGGAGGGGGCTGGCCAGGAGCAGGAAGAAGAAGGCTGAGGATACCCGGTCAGTGGAGAGCAAGGCGTCCCTAAGGACTGACCTTGGCTAGAGCAGTTTCGGGGAAGCAGTGGGAGCAGAGGTCTCATGGGTTCACAGAGGAGCAGGAAGACAGAAACTGCAGAGGGTGAGTATGGACAACAGTCCTGAGATTTGCTGTAAAGGGAACGAGATAAAGGAAAAAGTTGGGGGGAGAGGGGTCAAGAGAGGGTGTTGTCCGCTTCTTCTTGGTGGGGGAGACATCCGCTCATCAGCTGATGAGAATGATCCAGTAGAGAAGGAAGCAGGGTgatggagctgggctggggggcGATGAGGAGAGCAGTCAGCCACCAGTGATCAGGGACTAAGGGTGCATCCCGGGAGAGGTCCTCTCACCGCCCCCTAGAATCCCAGCTGTAAGCCCCCATGGATgtcagaaggaaaaaggagggtGGTTTTCTCCGGCTGGTGAACTTACCCATTTGTTTGCACACTCAGTACCAAAGGCTTTGAAATATTCCAGAAACAAAAGGGCAACGGTGGCTGCCTCCAGATACTTGCTCCCTGGATGCTCTTCTTCCCCTAGTCCTTCAAAAAGCCAGCTCCTTGCAGTCTGGGCCTCAGTCCAGCTGTCTCACACTGGAGTGGAAGCTGCACAGGGCAGGGACTGTGATTCCAGGGCACCCCCAGAGCCAGAGGTATTCTGGAGCAGCGTAGGCCTTAAGCATGGGGTTGGCGATTAGTCcatcaggtttttctgtaacatctgtGGCGAAACCGAaaggactttttggccaacagtacatttttattttatgtttttgtattatttggctgtgctgggtcttcattgctgcacaggctttcctctagttgcagtgagtgggggctcctctctagctgtggtgcgcaggcttgtcctggtggcggcttctcttgtgaagcagGGGCTCTAGGGCCCGCGagtttcagtagttgcggctcctggagcacaggctcagtagtcatgcacgggcttagttgcttcttgacatgtggaatcttccagacccgggAGCGAACTCGAgtttccagcattggcaggtggaatctttaccactgagcaaccagggtaGCCTGGCCAACCGTATATATTGTGGGATGAATTAAGAGCATCTGGTCAGAAGATGATATATTTCCACATTTATCGTGTAGGTCAGGCAGGTACTCAACATGCTTTTATATGTGGTCAGAGAGGGGCCCTGGGATGATGTCACCAGCCCGCAGAGCCTGGGGGCTTCTCCTTAACCCGGCGTGCCCCCAGGGGCCTGGACAATGCCGGCAAGACGACCATCCTCAAGAAGTTCAACGGCGAAGACATCGACACCATCTCCCCCACACTAGGCTTCAACATCAAGACCTTGGAGCACCGAGGGTGAGCGGGGTCCCTGAGGGTGGGCCTGCCCAGcgcagggcagggagggcaggcgGGGGCCAGACTGACCCTGCGGCCCCCACTGCCCTGTCCAGATTCAAGCTGAACATTTGGGATGTGGGCGGCCAGAAGTCCCTGCGGTCCTACTGGCGGAACTACTTTGAGAGCACTGACGGCCTCATCTGGGTGGTGGACAGCGCCGACCGCCAACGCATGCAGGACTGCCAGCGGGAGCTCCAGAACCTGTTGGTGGAGGAGGTGGGCCGGGGGCTCCCCCAGTGTCCAGGTCCCAGTGCTTCGTGCACCTGTGTGGATGTGTGAACACTACCCTCAGCCGATTCCCCGTGGGGTCCATGATCCCAGGGGTACGCTCATTTGGGGTCTATTCCTTCACCCAGCCCTCATGTCCAGCACCCTTGGGGAGGCAGAGACAACCTGTACACCTGCCCCGGGGAGGCTCACAGTGCCATGAAGCAGAACACGGGTCTGTGTGGACTGAGATGTGGGTCCATGTCCCTACAGCGTCACTGCTTCACcaccctgagcttcagtttctgcaCCTTGAGTCAGGCTTTGGGGAGGATGACTTGAGGCTGGTGTGTGAAGCTTTGGCAGGCAGTGGAGTTGGACTGTTTGctttgtgaccttaggcaaggCACTTAGTTTCTCTGAATCGCCACTGCATTTCTCAGATGggcattatattaataattacggTGATCTTAAAATGTACTGTCTGGGCCAAAATgctctttaaataaaattttagatttatagaaaagttgcaaagatagtgaAAAGTTACCCATGTATCTTTCACCTGGTTTCCCTTAATGTGAACATCTTACAGAACTGCCAAACATTTGTTAAAACCATTTAATAAGAAATTAACAAGTTGCTGTTAATCAAACTACAGGTTTTGTTTGGATTGCACCAGTTTTTCCATTAATGTCCTTTCTTTGTTCCAGGATTTAATCCAGGTTACTCCATGCATTTAGCTGAAAATCAGGACCCTTTTGAGAGTTAAAGAGGGAGTTGTTAATAATTATTTAGGGACAACAGGCCTAACCAGCAGTCGAGCAGATCCAGTGAGATCCTGGCTGTTGAATGTTCAGCCCTGGCCTGGCACCTCAAGGCCCTTTTTAAGGGCTAGAGCCACCATCCACATGGAGGGACTCCCGGGCACAAACACACAGAGGGAAATAACTGGAATCACGGGCAGAGAGGAAGGCCTCTCAGGGTAGTGGGACAGTTAGGGGACTGTATGAACTTGGAGGAGGGGAAGCTCATTGCCCACAGCCCTACAGGCCCTGGGATAGTCGCATTCTTTTTGATGTCAGGTCATCAGGTCAGAGCAGTCTAGGAGCAGAGGCTTGAGGATCATCTTgtccctccccccctcccctttTCCATCACCCGCCCTTGTCCATAACCCCCTCCCCTTTGTCCATCTCCCCTTCCCCTTGTCCACAACCCCCTCCCATTTATAGAAGAGGAATCTGAtgcagggaggagagaggtgcCCACTTGGGTGTGACTGTGCTGGAACCAGGGTCTCAGCCCAGCCCACAGCTCCCTCCAGCCCATAATGGCTGGACAGGAAGGCCGTGTTCACACTGCCCACCCTAGTTGTGTCTTTGCAACCACCATGGGACCTTGCTCTAATCTTCCAAACTGCTCTCTGACCCCAGCTGCTCTGGGTGATTAGCACAGGGGCTGGGCTGCCCTCTGAGCCTCCACCCCGCCTCAGGGTAACCCTGTTTCTCTTCTCTAGCGCCTGGCCGGAGCGACCCTCCTCATCTTTGCCAACAAGCAAGACCTGCCCGGAGCACTGTCCTCTAACGCCATCCGCGAGGTGAGTCCAGGCCTTGGCACAAGCTCACAGAGGAATAGGGGCATGTGATTCTTTGTTGATTTATTTAGAAAGCATTTATTAGCCCCTGCTGTGTGGCAGGACCTGTTCAGGGTCCTGGAGATTCAGTGATGGAAGACAGAGTTGTGCTCCGCAGCCTGGGGCATGGCAGACCGGCAGGTAGATTGTCCCCGGGGAAAACTAACCGGCAAGCAGTGGgtgccttctctgtgccaggctctCTGCATGGACTACCTTACTCAGTTCTCGCCGCAACCTCCTGAGGCAGGAACCATTATCATCATTCTACAGATGGTGAaggaggcttagagaggttaggtaactcacccaaggtcacacagccaggaagcagACAAGCCAGGATTTAAACACAGGCCTATGTGACCGCGGGTTACATCTTAACTCTGACTCTGAAGCTTGAATACCAGAATGAGAAAGCGTGGGGTTAGAATCTAGGTTCTGCCActgattagctgtgtgacttaagGCAggctgcttaacctctctgaggttTTCTCCTCAGTGAAATGGCAAACACAATCCCTGGCTTACGGGGCCATGGGGGTGAATGGATAAGAGGACATTTGTAGGGCCCATAGCACAACGTCACGGGCCCTTGTTGCTATCTTATTATAAGGGGTAGTGCTGGCATGGTGGTGACAGAGAGCCCAGGTGCCCTGGGAGGCCAGCAGATCTTCACCAGGGGCCAGGGGAGGCTTCCCAAAGCAGACCTTTGAAGGGGACTTGGATTTCCCCGGGgccaggggagggaaggggctgaGGGTGGGCAGGGCCTTTGGTCCCTGGGGCCCACCATCACCTTCCgccctcccaggccctggagcTGGACTCTATCCGTAGCCACCACTGGTGCATCCAGGGCTGCAGCGCCGTCACCGGGGAGAACCTGCTGCCTGGCATCGACTGGCTCCTGGATGACATCTCCAGCCGCATCTTCATGGCCGACTGAGCCGCTTCTGATGCCCCCCCACTCAGCTCACAGTCTAGgtaccccccacccctccaccaagCACCATCCCTGGAAGGGTGGGAGTCCGCCAGCCCAACTAacagcccccgcccccctccataccctgctgctgctactgctgcccACTGCTGCCCTGTGGCCAGCCGGCTCCCGAGGCGGGAGGCCTGTCACCCTGGCTGTCCCCCTGGCTCCTGACCCGGCCCGCCTGCAGCTGCGGGACCAGGAAGAGAGGGCTGTGGCTGGGAGGGGGCTGCCTCTGCTGCTATCGAGGCTGTGGGCCTCACCATTTGCTCAGCTGTGAGAATAAATTGTTCCCCACTCCCATTCCTGGCTGAGTCATTTGTTGATTCTGCAGCCCTGCAGACTGCCTAGAGCCCGCAGCCCAGTGGGGGACGAAAAAGACATCATTTCAGTCAGAGGATCAACTGTCGCTGTGTCAGGGGAGTAGCAGAGAATTATAGAAGCACGGGACAGGGCATTGGAATTCCCTTTGGAAAAGTTCAGgtgggcttcccagaggaggtgacaCGAAAGCTGAGAGTAAAGGATGAGTAGAAGTTTTCTGGCCAGAGGAAGGGGAAGGACAATTTACTGGAGCAACTGCTACCTTCAGAGGTATGAATGAGGAAGAGGAAGGCACCCCGACATCAGGGCTCTCAGCTTGCCACACGGAACATGGGCTGAATCTCAGCTCCCAGCTTCCCACTGCAGCCAGGCATCTGTGTGCAGTGGGCAGCCTGCACGGCTGTGTGAGGCAGCACTGGTTCAAGCAGAGGGACTCACAGGACAGAGGCCTGAAGAGCAAGGGCTCTTGGGAAACGGAGGGGTGATGACTGTGGTGTAGGAGGACATGGACGTCAGGCCGGTTAGCTAACCGAGAACAGGGCTAGGAAGGGACCTTCCCTGAAGGCTAACGGGCACTCCTTGAGGCAAGGGCCAGGGTGGGAAAGGATTGGAACCGGGGCGACTCCAGGGCCCCCATCCAGGTGGCAAGATAAATGGATATTTGGACAGGGCGCCCTGCTTGTAGTCCTTCCAGTGGGGGCTTACTCTGCAGGGCTCTGTTTGAAGTACTTCTCACTTACCATCACATTGAATTATAAGCCCAACCATACATGTCCCCATTTATGTAGGAACAAAGCGTCCAGGAGGTCATGTGACTTACTCAAACCACCCAGCTAGGAAGTAGAGGGCCTGGGATTTGAACCCGGCACACTGGGCCACCACATCCTGCTCACCATTTTGTTCTTCTCTGCTCAGAATTCCAGTGCCAGATGGAATTTGGCATAACGTGTTTATGAGGGAAGGTGAGTTTTCCTAAGGGACAGGTgaggaaga is drawn from Ovis aries strain OAR_USU_Benz2616 breed Rambouillet chromosome 21, ARS-UI_Ramb_v3.0, whole genome shotgun sequence and contains these coding sequences:
- the ARL2 gene encoding ADP-ribosylation factor-like protein 2 (The RefSeq protein has 1 substitution compared to this genomic sequence); translated protein: MGLLTILKKMKQKERELRLLMLGLDNAGKTTILKKFNGEDIDTISPTLGFNIKTLEHRGFKLNIWDVGGQKSLRSYWRNYFESTDGLIWVVDSADRQRMQDCQRELQNLLVEERLAGATLLIFANKQDLPGALSSNAIREALELDSIRSHHWCIQGCSAVTGENLLPGIDWLLXDISSRIFMAD